In one Zymoseptoria tritici IPO323 chromosome 10, whole genome shotgun sequence genomic region, the following are encoded:
- the MgNTC2 gene encoding putative neutral trehalase (Neutral Trehalase (Alpha,Alpha-Trehalase) (Glycosyl Hydrolase Family 37) (Signal P secreted)), whose product MKNYLLLAAGLPLIAATWTNGSVIAPCESTLYCQGEILRAIQLAGAFVDSKTYVDLPTIRPLEDVVAAFEQLTQPLSNNTELQNFLSENFGEAGSEVENVDPDSLTTDPTFLEHVDDEDLRDFLEQVIDVWPELTRKYVGASDCTGCVSSFIPLNRTFVVAGGRFREPYYWDSYWILLGLLRTKGSFTEIALNIIENFLDLVDEFGFVPNGARQYYLNRSQPPVLTLMVKAYVEYTNDTSILERMLPTLEREYSFWTTNRSVDVDVNGTTYILNRYNVNNNQPRPESYIEDYRTATNSSFYAPSGIIYPSNPLNDTQIAQLYSDLASGAESGWDYSASRWTRNPTDAITDTYFPLRSLNTANIIPVDLNSILYANEAILAQFHNLTGNATAAEQWSALAETRSKAMTAVLWDPDQWGYFDYNITSSSRQIYVPADSSATSDHTHSPSSPPGLQVTVHAAQFYPFWTGAAPIWLKNNPSAVLRAFRRVENQLDTFPGAPPATNLATGQQWDEPNVWPPLTYILVQSLLNVSPTFGTEDPSYNKTQTLALEIAQRYVDSAFCTWRSTGGRTRKLPPLGGEEGGEGAIFEKYNSTSVLVGGGGGEYEVQTGFGWTNGVLIYFGDVFGGRLGVGGCTAEGG is encoded by the coding sequence ATGAAGAACTATCTCCTGCTCGCAGCCGGCCTGCCTCTGATCGCTGCCACATGGACCAACGGCTCTGTCATCGCTCCATGCGAGTCTACGTTATATTGTCAGGGAGAGATCTTGCGAGCGATACAATTGGCCGGCGCATTCGTTGACAGCAAAACGTACGTCGACTTGCCGACAATTCGTCCTctggaagatgtcgtcgCTGCATTTGAGCAGCTCACCCAACCATTGTCCAACAATACAGAGCTGCAAAACTTCCTGAGCGAGAATTTTGGCGAGGCTGGCAGCGAAGTGGAAAATGTCGACCCGGACTCGCTCACGACTGACCCCACATTTCTGGAACAtgtggacgatgaggatctTCGAGATTTTCTGGAGCAGGTCATTGATGTCTGGCCTGAGTTGACCCGCAAGTACGTCGGAGCATCCGACTGCACTGGCTGTGTGAGCTCGTTCATTCCGCTGAATCGCACATTCGTGGTTGCTGGAGGACGTTTCCGTGAGCCATATTACTGGGATTCGTATTGGATCCTGCTCGGTCTGCTTAGGACAAAGGGATCATTCACCGAGATTGCACTGAACATCATTGAGAATTTCCTCGACTTGGTGGACGAGTTCGGATTTGTGCCAAACGGGGCCCGGCAGTACTACCTCAATCGCAGTCAGCCGCCCGTCCTCACACTGATGGTCAAGGCCTACGTGGAGTACACCAACGACACTTCCATCCTGGAGAGAATGCTACCAACGCTCGAGCGGGAGTACTCTTTCTGGACGACAAACCGCTCCGTGGACGTCGACGTAAACGGCACAACCTACATCCTCAACCGATACAACGTCAACAACAACCAGCCTCGTCCAGAATCCTACATCGAAGACTACCGCACCGCGACCAACAGCTCCTTCTACGCCCCTTCCGGCATCATCTACCCCTCCAACCCTCTCAACGACACCCAAATCGCCCAACTCTACAGCGACCTCGCCTCCGGCGCCGAGTCCGGCTGGGACTACTCCGCCTCCCGCTGGACCCGCAACCCGACCGACGCAATCACAGACACCTACTTCCCCCTCCGTAGCCTCAACACAGCCAACATCATCCCCGTCGACCTCAACTCGATACTCTACGCCAACGAAGCCATTCTCGCCCAATTCCACAACCTTACCGGCAACGCCACCGCCGCGGAGCAATGGTCCGCCCTCGCCGAAACCCGCTCAAAAGCCATGACCGCCGTGCTCTGGGACCCCGACCAATGGGGTTACTTCGACTACAAtatcacctcctcctcccgccaaATCTACGTCCCCGCCGACTCCTCCGCGACCTCCGATCACACCCactccccctcctccccgcCCGGCCTGCAAGTCACCGTCCACGCTGCACAATTCTACCCCTTCTGGACCGGCGCCGCTCCGATCTGGCTGAAGAACAACCCCTCCGCCGTCCTCCGCGCTTTCCGCCGGGTGGAAAATCAATTGGACACTTTCCCAGGCGCGCCTCCAGCCACAAACCTCGCGACGGGACAGCAGTGGGATGAACCCAACGTCTGGCCTCCCCTGACCTACATCCTCGTCCAATCTCTCCTCAACGTATCTCCGACTTTCGGCACCGAAGATCCGAGCTATAACAAGACGCAGACTCTAGCGCTGGAGATCGCGCAGCGGTATGTCGACAGTGCGTTCTGCACGTGGCGGTCGACGGGCGGACGGACGAGGAAATTGCCGCCGCtgggaggcgaggagggaggggaaggTGCGATTTTTGAAAAGTATAATTCGACGAGTGTGTTGGTTGGTGGTGGGGGTGGGGAGTATGAGGTTCAGACGGGGTTTGGGTGGACGAATGGGGTGTTGATTTATTTTGGGGATGTGTTTGGGGGGAGGTTGGGGGTGGGGGGGTGTACGGCGGAGGGTGGGTGA